The Pseudomonas azotoformans genome has a segment encoding these proteins:
- a CDS encoding virulence factor family protein yields the protein MIRRSWRYVLAFVVLLTLVLGGGYWYWNRPAPQPTLEQLPQADGSVMTRVTPYGTPKARVAVAVMAADVLTDSQLIALSQGGKAQIVQVILPKDDCKLQEQALQSALGQLKGPATLVSGIGPGASLAWRWLAAQIDDKANAISVGFAMTQEGCKDPLPKTAAHGNWLVAWNDNPEDDAASFVRDTPRATTSISDYDIHYPQVLNNELRKQLVGSDNGGLAIPVVEVPAGQAKDTVTLFLSGDGGWRDLDRDVAGEMAKIGYPVVGIDTLRYYWQHKTPEQSAKDLTELMQHYRQKWGTKRFVLTGYSFGADVLPAIYNRMPENEQQRVDAIILLAFARTGSFEIEVEGWLGNAGKEAATGPEMAKLPPEKVVCIYGAEEVDESGCTDKTAVGEALKLPGGHHFDENYPALAKRLVDIIVKHQAKAE from the coding sequence ATGATTCGACGCTCCTGGCGGTATGTATTGGCCTTTGTAGTGCTGCTCACCCTGGTCCTGGGTGGCGGCTATTGGTACTGGAACCGCCCTGCCCCGCAGCCGACCCTGGAGCAATTGCCCCAGGCCGATGGCTCGGTGATGACCCGCGTCACCCCGTACGGCACGCCGAAAGCCCGCGTGGCCGTGGCCGTGATGGCTGCCGATGTGCTGACCGACAGCCAACTGATTGCCTTGAGCCAAGGCGGCAAGGCGCAGATTGTCCAGGTGATCCTGCCCAAGGACGACTGCAAGCTGCAGGAACAAGCGCTGCAAAGCGCCCTGGGTCAGCTCAAGGGCCCCGCGACGCTGGTCAGCGGTATCGGCCCTGGTGCAAGCCTGGCATGGCGCTGGCTGGCCGCTCAGATCGACGACAAGGCCAACGCCATCTCCGTCGGTTTCGCCATGACCCAGGAAGGTTGCAAGGACCCGCTGCCGAAAACGGCCGCCCACGGCAATTGGCTGGTGGCCTGGAACGACAACCCTGAGGATGATGCTGCCAGTTTCGTACGCGACACTCCGCGTGCCACCACCAGCATCAGCGACTATGACATTCACTACCCGCAAGTGCTGAATAACGAGTTGCGCAAGCAACTGGTGGGTTCGGACAACGGCGGCCTGGCGATTCCGGTGGTTGAAGTCCCGGCCGGCCAAGCGAAAGATACCGTCACCCTGTTCCTCTCCGGTGATGGCGGCTGGCGTGACCTGGACCGTGACGTGGCCGGTGAGATGGCCAAGATCGGCTACCCGGTGGTGGGTATCGACACCCTGCGCTACTACTGGCAGCACAAGACCCCGGAACAAAGCGCCAAGGACCTCACCGAACTGATGCAGCACTACCGTCAGAAATGGGGCACCAAGCGCTTCGTATTGACCGGTTATTCGTTCGGCGCCGATGTGTTGCCGGCCATCTACAACCGTATGCCGGAAAACGAGCAGCAGCGTGTGGACGCAATCATCCTTCTGGCGTTTGCGCGCACGGGCAGCTTCGAGATTGAAGTGGAAGGCTGGTTGGGCAACGCCGGTAAAGAAGCCGCCACTGGTCCAGAAATGGCCAAGCTGCCACCTGAGAAAGTGGTGTGCATCTACGGTGCGGAAGAGGTCGACGAGAGCGGTTGCACGGATAAGACGGCCGTGGGTGAAGCGCTGAAGTTGCCAGGCGGGCATCACTTCGATGAGAACTACCCGGCGCTGGCCAAGCGGTTGGTGGATATCATCGTCAAACACCAGGCCAAAGCCGAATAG
- a CDS encoding TIGR02285 family protein, translating to MVRRLAQLFLSVMLAWGPTASAEDTLIWLLRDLPPLTIFEGPSKGQGALDQLLPILIQRLPEYRHQVLHVNRARGMQMLREPTFTCDPSLLWTAERARYVVFSSQAFVVASNGVTVRRNQQEAMAPYITQGQFDLQAFLDAHKTRVGAIAERSYGPVIDERLKHADAHKLALHYGNDALGSLLQMQRLGRLEAVLGYWPEIRYHAMQQGIASDDLIFYPIQGSAPYQHTHIGCSDTPQGRQAIERINQVLHEIPQEQVQQSYASWLDPVMREQYLRDNPSFFQDSKEP from the coding sequence ATGGTCCGCAGGCTTGCCCAGCTTTTCCTCAGCGTCATGCTCGCCTGGGGCCCGACCGCCAGCGCCGAAGACACGCTGATCTGGTTATTGCGCGACTTGCCACCACTGACCATTTTCGAAGGCCCAAGCAAAGGCCAGGGCGCGCTGGATCAGTTGCTGCCGATACTCATCCAACGCCTGCCGGAATATCGGCACCAGGTGCTGCACGTCAATCGCGCGCGGGGCATGCAAATGCTGCGTGAGCCCACGTTCACCTGTGACCCCTCATTGCTGTGGACGGCCGAGCGGGCCAGATACGTCGTCTTTTCCAGCCAGGCATTTGTGGTCGCCAGCAATGGCGTCACGGTGCGGCGTAACCAGCAAGAAGCCATGGCGCCCTACATCACGCAAGGCCAGTTTGACCTGCAGGCGTTCCTTGATGCCCACAAAACCCGGGTGGGTGCCATCGCAGAGCGCAGCTACGGGCCTGTCATCGATGAACGGCTCAAGCACGCCGATGCGCACAAGCTCGCACTGCATTACGGTAACGACGCCCTGGGTAGCCTGTTGCAGATGCAGCGCCTGGGCAGGCTTGAGGCGGTGTTGGGTTATTGGCCGGAAATCCGCTATCACGCGATGCAACAGGGTATCGCCTCGGACGACCTGATCTTTTACCCCATCCAAGGCTCGGCACCTTACCAACACACGCACATCGGCTGTTCGGACACGCCTCAGGGACGCCAGGCCATCGAGCGGATCAACCAGGTATTGCACGAGATCCCACAGGAGCAGGTACAGCAGTCCTACGCCTCATGGCTGGACCCGGTCATGCGCGAACAGTATCTGCGCGATAACCCAAGCTTTTTCCAGGATTCGAAGGAGCCGTGA
- a CDS encoding CaiB/BaiF CoA transferase family protein, translating to MPFNAKPLAGLKVIELGTLIAGPFASRICAEFGAEVIKVESPDGGDPLRKWRKLYEGTSLWWFVQARNKQSLTLNLKHPDGLVILKQLLADADILIENFRPGVLEKLGLSWETLHALNPKLVMVRLSGFGQTGPMKDQPGFGAVGESMGGLRYITGFEDRPPVRTGISIGDSIAALWAVIGALMALRHREVNGGLGQVVDVALYEAIFAMMESMIPEFDVFGFIRERTGNIMPGITPSSIHTSADGKHVQIGANGDAIFKRFMSAIGREDLANDPALASNDGRDSRRDELYGVIDRWVNSLPLDQVVEILNKAEVPASRIYSAEDMLGDPQFLAREMFLKAKLPGGKDFKMPGIVPKLSDTPGSCEWVGPQLGEHNSVVLGGLGYDAAAIARLREAGAI from the coding sequence ATGCCGTTCAACGCCAAACCGCTTGCCGGACTGAAAGTCATCGAACTCGGCACCCTGATCGCCGGCCCATTTGCCTCACGTATCTGCGCGGAATTCGGCGCTGAGGTGATCAAGGTCGAATCGCCCGACGGCGGCGACCCCCTGCGCAAATGGCGCAAGCTGTACGAGGGCACGTCGCTGTGGTGGTTCGTGCAGGCGCGCAACAAGCAGTCGCTGACGCTGAACCTCAAGCACCCGGACGGCCTGGTCATCCTCAAGCAGTTGCTGGCCGACGCCGACATCCTGATCGAGAATTTCCGCCCCGGCGTGCTGGAGAAACTCGGCCTGAGCTGGGAAACCCTGCACGCCCTCAACCCCAAGCTGGTGATGGTGCGCCTCTCCGGCTTTGGCCAGACCGGGCCGATGAAAGACCAGCCAGGGTTTGGCGCCGTGGGCGAATCCATGGGCGGCCTGCGCTACATCACCGGCTTTGAAGACCGCCCGCCGGTCCGCACCGGCATTTCCATCGGTGACTCGATCGCCGCGCTGTGGGCGGTGATTGGTGCGCTGATGGCGCTGCGTCATCGCGAAGTCAACGGCGGCCTGGGACAAGTGGTGGATGTGGCGCTGTACGAAGCCATCTTCGCCATGATGGAAAGCATGATCCCGGAGTTCGACGTGTTTGGCTTCATCCGTGAACGCACCGGCAACATCATGCCCGGTATCACGCCCTCCTCGATCCACACCAGCGCCGATGGCAAGCATGTGCAGATTGGCGCCAACGGCGATGCGATTTTCAAGCGCTTCATGTCCGCCATTGGCCGTGAGGATTTGGCCAACGACCCTGCACTTGCCAGCAATGACGGGCGCGATAGCCGCCGTGATGAACTGTACGGCGTGATTGATCGCTGGGTGAATTCGCTACCGCTGGATCAGGTGGTAGAGATCCTGAATAAGGCCGAAGTACCCGCCAGCCGCATCTACAGCGCCGAGGACATGCTCGGCGACCCGCAATTCCTGGCCAGGGAGATGTTCCTCAAGGCCAAGTTGCCTGGCGGCAAGGACTTCAAGATGCCCGGCATCGTGCCCAAGCTGTCGGACACGCCGGGCAGCTGCGAGTGGGTTGGGCCGCAGTTGGGTGAACATAACAGTGTGGTGCTGGGCGGGCTGGGTTACGACGCTGCCGCGATTGCGCGTTTACGTGAGGCAGGCGCGATCTGA
- a CDS encoding YaeQ family protein: MAQPSTTYKFELNLTDLDRSVYESVKQTIARHPSETEERMTVRLLAYALWYNEQLSFGRGLSDVDEPALWEKSLDDRVLHWIEVGQPDADRLTWCSRRTERTSLLAYGSLRVWEGKVVPVANNLKNVHIAAVPQEVLETLAKDMPRVIKWDVMISEGTMFVTDDRGQHEVQLQWLVGERG, translated from the coding sequence ATGGCCCAGCCGTCCACGACCTACAAATTCGAACTCAACCTCACCGACCTTGATCGCTCGGTGTACGAGAGTGTCAAACAGACCATCGCCCGCCATCCGTCGGAAACGGAAGAGCGCATGACTGTGCGCCTGCTGGCCTACGCCCTCTGGTACAACGAGCAGCTGTCGTTCGGGCGCGGACTGTCAGATGTAGACGAGCCAGCCCTGTGGGAAAAAAGCCTGGATGATCGGGTTCTGCACTGGATCGAAGTCGGCCAGCCCGATGCCGACCGCCTCACCTGGTGCTCGCGTCGCACCGAGCGCACCAGCCTGCTGGCCTACGGCAGCTTGCGCGTGTGGGAAGGCAAGGTCGTGCCGGTGGCGAACAACCTGAAAAACGTACACATCGCCGCCGTGCCCCAGGAAGTCCTCGAGACCCTGGCCAAGGACATGCCACGCGTCATCAAGTGGGACGTGATGATCAGCGAAGGCACGATGTTCGTCACCGACGACCGTGGCCAGCATGAAGTGCAGTTGCAGTGGTTGGTCGGCGAACGCGGTTGA
- a CDS encoding DUF3509 domain-containing protein, with product MESISLLLEEALSPYQVTLTTSGVQDECLVTVKNPAGAIVVEREVDRAQLMDKRVLVDVVDCLLRDIKIAEGRLEPSVIAALRNAAQTRSATAA from the coding sequence ATGGAAAGTATCAGCCTATTGCTCGAAGAAGCACTGAGCCCTTATCAGGTTACGCTGACCACCTCTGGTGTGCAGGACGAGTGCCTGGTAACCGTGAAGAATCCTGCTGGCGCCATCGTGGTCGAACGTGAAGTCGACCGCGCCCAATTGATGGACAAGCGCGTGCTGGTGGATGTGGTGGACTGTCTGCTACGCGACATTAAAATCGCTGAGGGGCGCCTGGAGCCCTCGGTCATCGCGGCCTTGCGCAACGCAGCCCAGACCCGCAGCGCCACCGCCGCATGA
- the recJ gene encoding single-stranded-DNA-specific exonuclease RecJ — MRIDPRPLPAVLPFLGELPPLLTRLYAARGVQSEAELDKSLARLIPYQQLKGIDAAVDLLVTALEQRQRILIVGDFDADGATASTVGTLGLRLLGAAHVDYLVPNRFEYGYGLTPEIVAVALQREPQLLITVDNGISSVEGVAAAKAAGLQVLVTDHHLPGDELPAADAIVNPNQPGCEFPSKALAGVGVIFYVLMALRARLRSLGWYENKPQPNIGELLDLVALGSVADVVPLDANNRILVHQGLERIRAGRARPGIKAILEVAKRDATRITSTDLGFILGPRLNAAGRLDDMSLGIECLLTTDVAAAREMAAQLDGMNQDRKSIEQGMQREALAQLKDLPVESMPYGLCLFDPEWHQGVIGILASRMKERYFRPTIAFADAGDGLLKGSGRSVQGFHIRDALAVVASQHPNLIAKYGGHAMAAGLTLPEENFPLFAEAFDAEVRRQLREEDLTGRLLSDGTLAVEEFHLELARALRHAGPWGQHFPEPVFHGVFQLVEQRVVGERHLKVVLKTECGSVKLDGIAFGVDREVWPNPTVRWVELAYKLDVNEFRGNETVQLMIAHIEPR; from the coding sequence ATGCGTATCGATCCTCGCCCGTTACCCGCCGTCCTGCCGTTTCTCGGTGAATTGCCACCGCTGTTGACCCGTCTCTACGCCGCGCGCGGGGTGCAGTCCGAGGCTGAGCTGGATAAAAGCCTGGCGCGGTTGATTCCCTACCAGCAGCTAAAGGGAATCGACGCGGCGGTGGACTTGCTGGTGACCGCGCTGGAGCAGCGCCAGCGCATCCTTATCGTGGGTGACTTTGACGCCGATGGCGCCACGGCCAGCACCGTGGGCACCCTGGGCCTGCGTTTGCTCGGTGCGGCCCATGTTGACTACCTGGTGCCCAATCGTTTCGAGTACGGCTATGGCCTGACCCCGGAAATCGTTGCAGTCGCCCTGCAGCGTGAGCCGCAATTGCTGATCACTGTGGACAACGGCATTTCCAGCGTCGAAGGCGTGGCGGCGGCGAAAGCGGCGGGGTTGCAGGTGCTGGTGACGGACCACCACTTGCCCGGCGATGAGTTGCCGGCGGCGGATGCCATCGTCAACCCGAACCAGCCTGGCTGCGAATTCCCGAGCAAAGCACTGGCCGGTGTCGGCGTGATCTTTTATGTGCTGATGGCCCTGCGCGCGCGCCTGCGCAGCTTGGGCTGGTACGAGAATAAGCCTCAGCCCAACATTGGTGAATTGCTCGACCTGGTTGCCCTGGGCAGCGTCGCCGACGTGGTGCCCCTGGACGCCAACAACCGCATCCTGGTGCATCAAGGCCTTGAGCGTATCCGCGCCGGTCGTGCGCGGCCGGGGATCAAGGCGATCCTGGAAGTGGCCAAGCGCGATGCCACGCGTATCACCTCCACCGATCTAGGATTTATCCTCGGGCCACGCCTGAACGCTGCCGGTCGCCTGGATGACATGAGCCTGGGTATCGAATGCCTGCTCACCACCGACGTTGCCGCGGCGCGGGAAATGGCCGCGCAACTGGACGGCATGAACCAGGACCGCAAATCCATCGAGCAAGGCATGCAGCGCGAGGCCCTGGCCCAGCTCAAGGACTTGCCGGTGGAGTCGATGCCTTACGGCTTGTGCCTGTTCGACCCGGAATGGCACCAAGGCGTGATCGGGATTCTCGCGTCGCGTATGAAAGAACGTTACTTTCGCCCGACCATCGCCTTCGCCGACGCCGGTGATGGCTTGCTCAAGGGCTCAGGGCGCTCTGTGCAGGGGTTTCATATCCGTGATGCGCTGGCGGTGGTTGCGAGCCAGCATCCCAACCTGATCGCCAAGTACGGCGGCCACGCCATGGCGGCGGGGCTGACGTTGCCCGAAGAAAACTTCCCGCTGTTTGCCGAAGCCTTTGATGCTGAAGTGCGTCGCCAATTGCGTGAAGAAGACCTGACCGGTCGGCTGCTGTCGGACGGCACCCTGGCGGTGGAAGAATTTCACCTGGAACTGGCCCGCGCGTTGCGACATGCCGGGCCGTGGGGGCAGCACTTTCCCGAGCCGGTCTTTCACGGTGTATTCCAGTTGGTGGAGCAGCGTGTGGTGGGTGAGCGGCACCTGAAGGTGGTGCTCAAGACTGAATGCGGGTCAGTGAAACTCGATGGCATTGCCTTTGGGGTGGACCGTGAGGTCTGGCCGAACCCGACCGTGCGTTGGGTGGAATTGGCGTACAAGCTGGATGTGAACGAGTTTCGTGGGAATGAGACTGTGCAGCTGATGATTGCCCACATCGAACCTCGCTAA
- the dinB gene encoding DNA polymerase IV, translating to MTQRKIIHVDCDCFYAAIEMRDDPSLAQKPLAVGGSADRRGVIATCNYEARAYGVRSAMSSRHALKLCPDLTIVKPRMDAYKEASKEIQTIFRDYTDLIEPLSLDEAYLDVSDSPHFGGSATRIAQDIRRRVSNQLHITVSAGVAPNKFLAKIASDWKKPNGLFVITPDQVEDFVSQLRVSKLHGVGKVTADKLARLGIEDCLQLREWNKLALVREFGSFGERLWSLARGIDDRVVQNDSRRQSISVENTYDVDLPDLSSCLAKLPELMETLAGRMARIDSSYRAGKPFVKVKFHDFTQTTLEQAGAGRDLESYQQLLTQAFNRGGKPVRLLGIGVRLLDLSGGNEQLELFSH from the coding sequence ATGACGCAGCGCAAAATCATCCACGTCGACTGTGATTGCTTCTACGCCGCCATCGAGATGCGCGATGACCCGAGCCTGGCGCAAAAACCGCTGGCGGTAGGTGGCTCGGCCGACCGACGGGGGGTGATCGCCACTTGCAACTACGAGGCGCGGGCCTATGGCGTGCGCTCGGCCATGTCGTCACGCCACGCCTTGAAGCTGTGCCCGGACCTGACCATCGTCAAGCCGCGTATGGATGCTTATAAAGAAGCGTCGAAGGAAATCCAGACGATCTTTCGCGACTACACCGACCTGATCGAGCCGTTGTCGCTGGATGAAGCCTATCTGGACGTGTCCGACAGCCCACATTTCGGCGGCAGTGCCACGCGCATCGCCCAGGATATTCGCCGGCGTGTCTCCAACCAGTTGCACATTACCGTGTCCGCCGGCGTGGCGCCGAACAAGTTCCTGGCCAAGATCGCCAGCGACTGGAAGAAGCCCAACGGACTCTTTGTGATCACCCCCGACCAGGTCGAAGACTTCGTCTCGCAATTGCGCGTGAGCAAGTTGCACGGCGTAGGCAAGGTCACGGCGGACAAGCTGGCGCGCCTGGGGATCGAAGACTGCCTGCAGTTGCGCGAGTGGAACAAGCTGGCGCTGGTGCGCGAATTCGGCAGTTTTGGCGAGCGGCTGTGGAGCCTGGCCCGTGGGATCGATGACCGCGTGGTGCAGAACGACAGTCGCCGCCAGTCGATCAGTGTGGAAAATACCTACGACGTGGATTTACCGGACCTCTCAAGCTGCCTGGCCAAGCTCCCTGAACTGATGGAAACCCTGGCCGGACGCATGGCGCGCATCGACAGCAGTTATCGCGCGGGCAAGCCGTTCGTTAAGGTGAAGTTTCATGACTTTACCCAGACCACCTTGGAGCAGGCGGGGGCAGGGCGGGATCTGGAGAGTTATCAACAGCTGCTGACGCAGGCGTTCAATCGCGGCGGGAAGCCGGTGCGGTTGCTGGGGATTGGGGTACGGTTGCTGGACCTGAGTGGTGGCAATGAACAGCTGGAGCTGTTCAGCCACTAA
- the mprF gene encoding bifunctional lysylphosphatidylglycerol flippase/synthetase MprF, which produces MRANSSEPQDTVTAEQPITPTRLRWLDLVSKYRQPIGLAVTLLLFAIALIACRHLLLELDLYALHDSILEVPKPALLGAFAAAVAGFVILLGYEFSGARYAGVNLPAKTLALGGFTAFAIGNAIGLSMLSGGSVRYRLYARHGIGASEVAHMTVFASLALGTALPPLAALATLSNLPAASTYLHLPQAVLGGIAGAVLLLSAVLCIGIYRRRLPEQPYPDNLLVKAGRRTLRLPGRRLTFLQLIITALDVAAAATVLYMLLPEAPPFGPFLLVYLLALAAGVLSHVPGGVGVFEAILLAAFADKLGAAPLAAALLLYRMIYVVLPLLIACVFLLVNEAQRLFQTQQSLRVASGLAAPVLAVLVFLSGVVLLFSGATPEIDSRLENIGFLIPHRLIDASHFGASLIGVLCLLLAQGLRRRLSAAWMLTMVLLLVGALLSLLKGFDWEEASLMTMTAILLAIFRRSFYRASRLTELPFSPLYLVASVCVLGASIWLLLFAYQDVPYSHQLWWQFTLDANAPRGLRSLLGAAVVLVVVSLTWLLRTARPVIHLPTPDELERASKILMASSQPDGGLALTGDKALLFHPNDEAFLMYARRGRSLVALYDPIGPTQPRAEMIWQFRDLCDIHHARPVFYQVRAENLPYYMDIGLTAIKLGEEARVDLKRFDLEAKGKEMKDLRYTWNRGSRDGLSLEICEPGTAPMDELKVISDAWLTGKNVREKGFSLGRFSDDYLKHFRIAIIRFEGRPVAFANLLETYNHDLASLDLMRAHPDAPKLTMEFMMVGLIQHYKSHGYARFSLGMVPLSGLQPRRGAPLTQRLGSMVFRRGEQLYNFQGLRRFKDKFQPDWEPRYMAVPAGLDPLVALADTAALIAGGLTGLVKR; this is translated from the coding sequence ATGCGCGCCAACTCGTCTGAACCACAAGACACTGTCACAGCAGAACAACCGATCACACCCACCCGTTTGCGTTGGCTGGATCTGGTGAGCAAGTACCGGCAACCCATCGGGCTGGCCGTCACTCTATTGTTGTTCGCCATCGCCCTGATCGCCTGCCGCCACCTGCTGCTGGAACTGGACCTCTACGCCCTCCACGATTCGATCCTGGAAGTGCCCAAGCCCGCCCTGCTCGGCGCGTTTGCGGCGGCCGTGGCCGGTTTCGTCATTCTATTGGGCTACGAATTTTCCGGTGCGCGCTACGCGGGCGTGAACCTGCCCGCCAAAACCCTGGCCTTGGGTGGCTTTACCGCGTTTGCCATCGGCAATGCGATTGGCCTGTCGATGCTCTCCGGCGGTTCGGTGCGTTACCGTTTATATGCACGCCATGGCATCGGGGCTTCGGAAGTCGCCCACATGACAGTGTTCGCCAGCCTGGCGCTCGGCACTGCACTGCCGCCGCTGGCTGCATTGGCGACATTGAGCAACCTGCCCGCCGCATCGACCTACCTGCATTTGCCACAGGCCGTACTGGGCGGTATTGCTGGCGCGGTGCTGTTGTTGTCGGCAGTGTTGTGCATCGGCATTTATCGCCGTCGCCTGCCGGAACAACCCTACCCGGATAACCTGTTGGTAAAAGCCGGTCGTCGTACCTTGCGCCTGCCGGGTCGCCGCCTGACCTTCCTGCAACTGATCATTACCGCGCTGGACGTGGCCGCTGCCGCCACTGTTCTTTATATGCTGCTGCCGGAAGCGCCACCGTTCGGTCCTTTCCTGCTTGTTTACCTGTTGGCCTTGGCTGCCGGTGTACTCAGCCATGTCCCGGGCGGCGTGGGCGTATTCGAAGCGATCCTGCTGGCGGCCTTCGCCGACAAACTGGGTGCCGCGCCATTGGCCGCCGCCCTGCTGCTGTATCGCATGATCTATGTGGTGCTGCCGCTGTTGATTGCCTGCGTGTTCCTGTTGGTCAACGAAGCGCAGCGACTGTTCCAGACCCAGCAAAGCCTGCGGGTTGCCTCTGGGCTGGCCGCGCCAGTGCTGGCCGTACTGGTTTTTTTGTCCGGCGTGGTCCTGCTGTTCTCTGGCGCCACGCCCGAAATCGACTCACGCCTGGAAAACATCGGCTTCCTGATTCCCCACCGCCTGATTGACGCCTCGCACTTTGGCGCCAGCCTGATCGGCGTGCTGTGCCTGTTGCTGGCCCAGGGCCTGCGCCGACGCTTATCGGCCGCCTGGATGCTGACCATGGTGCTGCTGTTGGTCGGCGCCCTGCTCTCGCTGCTCAAGGGTTTCGACTGGGAAGAAGCCAGCCTGATGACCATGACCGCGATCCTGCTGGCGATCTTCCGACGCTCGTTTTATCGCGCCAGCCGCCTGACCGAACTGCCCTTCTCGCCGCTGTACCTGGTGGCCAGTGTCTGCGTGCTGGGCGCTTCGATCTGGCTGTTGCTGTTCGCCTATCAAGACGTGCCTTACAGCCATCAGCTGTGGTGGCAGTTCACCCTCGACGCCAACGCCCCACGCGGCCTGCGTTCGCTGTTGGGTGCCGCTGTGGTGCTGGTGGTTGTGTCGCTGACCTGGCTGCTGCGCACCGCCCGCCCGGTGATCCACCTGCCGACACCCGACGAACTGGAGCGCGCCAGTAAGATCCTGATGGCCTCGTCCCAGCCCGACGGTGGCCTGGCGCTTACCGGTGACAAGGCGCTGCTGTTCCACCCCAATGATGAAGCGTTCCTGATGTATGCCCGTCGCGGCCGTAGCCTGGTAGCGTTGTACGACCCGATCGGCCCGACCCAGCCGCGGGCCGAGATGATCTGGCAGTTCCGTGACCTGTGCGACATCCACCACGCGCGCCCGGTGTTCTACCAGGTCCGCGCCGAGAACCTGCCGTACTACATGGACATCGGCCTCACCGCCATCAAGCTGGGCGAAGAAGCCCGTGTCGACCTGAAACGCTTTGACCTGGAAGCCAAGGGCAAAGAGATGAAGGACCTGCGCTACACCTGGAACCGTGGCTCGCGAGACGGCCTGTCCCTGGAGATCTGCGAGCCGGGCACCGCGCCGATGGACGAGCTCAAGGTGATCTCCGATGCCTGGCTGACCGGCAAAAACGTGCGGGAAAAAGGCTTTTCCCTGGGACGTTTCAGCGACGACTACCTCAAGCACTTTCGTATTGCGATCATTCGCTTCGAAGGGCGCCCGGTGGCCTTCGCCAACCTGCTCGAGACCTACAACCACGACCTGGCCAGTCTCGACCTGATGCGCGCCCACCCGGATGCGCCCAAGCTGACCATGGAGTTCATGATGGTCGGCCTGATTCAACACTATAAGAGTCACGGCTACGCCCGCTTCAGCCTCGGCATGGTGCCGTTGTCGGGCCTGCAACCGCGACGCGGCGCCCCGTTGACCCAACGCCTGGGTTCGATGGTGTTCCGTCGTGGCGAGCAACTGTATAACTTCCAAGGTTTGCGCCGCTTCAAAGACAAGTTCCAGCCTGACTGGGAACCCCGTTACATGGCCGTGCCCGCAGGACTTGATCCGCTGGTGGCACTGGCCGATACCGCCGCCCTGATCGCGGGCGGCTTGACTGGATTGGTGAAACGCTGA